A window of Halomonas sp. H10-9-1 contains these coding sequences:
- a CDS encoding ISL3 family transposase: MDATPLCLFWKGFTVAHHEFLDEQTLRLQLAPDDLIPPVCSGCDHACFLVHDVHHRRVREAPLLIYRVELEVPVRRLRCPVCGPTRERIDWLPGRSPVTTTLRQWVERLVELLPIRHVADLVGLHWHTVKAIDKQRLQRDLPAPDPTRLRRLMMDEFALHKGHRYATVIACADTQQVVWIGEGRSREAIRPFFEWLGDARQQIEAVAMDMNASFDLEVKDQCPNAEVVYDRFHVVAKYGREVMDRVRVDQANQLRDDKAARKVIKGSRWLLLRNQDNLKPEQAVKLEELLAANASLTKVYLLKDQLKTLWFAEDEATARSGWQEWAGMALSSGIDALVRFTKKLEPYLDGIVSSARHRLNTSVLEGMNNRIKVIKRMAYGYRDTAYFFLKIRAAFPGKMR; the protein is encoded by the coding sequence ATGGATGCTACCCCGCTCTGCCTGTTCTGGAAAGGTTTCACCGTCGCCCATCACGAATTCCTGGATGAGCAAACACTACGGCTCCAGTTGGCGCCTGATGACCTGATCCCGCCAGTCTGCAGCGGCTGTGACCATGCCTGCTTTCTCGTCCATGACGTGCATCACCGTCGCGTCCGAGAGGCGCCGTTGCTGATCTACCGGGTGGAGCTGGAGGTGCCGGTACGTCGCCTGCGCTGCCCCGTCTGCGGCCCGACACGCGAGCGCATTGACTGGTTGCCGGGTCGTTCACCGGTGACCACCACGCTGCGCCAGTGGGTGGAGCGTCTGGTCGAGTTGCTGCCGATCCGGCATGTCGCCGACTTGGTCGGCCTGCACTGGCATACCGTCAAGGCCATCGATAAGCAGCGCCTACAGCGTGACCTGCCGGCGCCGGACCCGACGCGGCTGCGTCGCCTGATGATGGACGAGTTCGCCCTCCACAAGGGGCACCGCTACGCCACGGTGATTGCGTGTGCCGACACCCAGCAGGTGGTGTGGATCGGCGAAGGTCGCTCCCGGGAGGCGATCCGCCCGTTCTTCGAATGGTTGGGTGATGCGCGACAGCAGATCGAGGCCGTCGCCATGGACATGAACGCGTCTTTCGATCTCGAAGTGAAGGACCAGTGCCCTAACGCCGAGGTGGTCTACGACCGCTTCCATGTCGTGGCCAAGTACGGGCGTGAAGTGATGGACCGGGTGCGCGTCGATCAGGCCAATCAGCTGCGCGACGACAAGGCGGCCCGCAAGGTGATCAAGGGCAGCCGCTGGCTGCTGCTGCGCAATCAAGACAACCTCAAGCCTGAGCAAGCGGTGAAGCTGGAGGAACTGCTGGCCGCCAATGCCTCACTGACCAAGGTGTATCTGCTCAAAGACCAGCTCAAGACACTGTGGTTTGCCGAGGACGAGGCGACGGCACGCAGCGGTTGGCAAGAGTGGGCCGGTATGGCGTTGAGCAGCGGTATCGACGCCTTGGTGCGCTTCACCAAGAAGCTGGAGCCCTACTTGGATGGCATCGTATCCAGTGCTCGCCACCGGCTAAACACCAGCGTGCTGGAAGGTATGAACAACCGAATCAAGGTCATCAAGCGGATGGCCTACGGGTACCGCGACACGGCGTACTTCTTCCTGAAGATCCGTGCCGCGTTTCCCGGCAAAATGCGATGA
- a CDS encoding MFS transporter, whose product MRKVSGLLLPAERRAITGLAGLYATRMLGLFMVLPVLALYADDLAGATPLLVGLALGIYGLTQATLQIPFGLLSDRLGRKPVIAGGLVLFLLGSVVAASADTIGGVILGRCLQGSGAVAAAIMALLADQTREQVRTAAMATIGLSIGVAFAVAMVLGPLVAASFGLSGVFWFTAALAALGLPVLWRLVPPAPRRLRHRDVGIDRAQLGRTLGRPDLLRLDLSIFALHLVLMAIFVAVPFRLLDAGLPGERHGLAYLGVMLLAFVGMVPLVVIAEKRRQMKAMCLLAIAAMLVSLLGMAWGGAGLWGLLGWLLLYFIGFNLLEATLPSMISKLAPAGAKGTAMGVYSTSQFLGAFLGGVLGGALSQQWGLPAVFLGAAALTAAWLVVMVGMRQPPHLVSEVVALDDDHGDDALETLMARFSEVAGIEDVLVVPEERLAYLKVDRQRLDEEALARLIDTGREHA is encoded by the coding sequence ATGCGCAAGGTCTCCGGGCTGTTGCTCCCCGCCGAACGGCGTGCCATCACTGGTCTGGCCGGTCTCTACGCCACCCGCATGCTGGGTCTGTTCATGGTGCTGCCGGTACTGGCCCTGTATGCCGACGACCTGGCCGGCGCCACACCGCTGCTGGTGGGGCTGGCGCTGGGCATCTATGGCCTGACCCAGGCCACCCTGCAGATTCCCTTCGGGCTGCTCTCCGACCGCTTGGGGCGCAAGCCGGTGATCGCCGGCGGCCTGGTGCTGTTCCTGCTCGGCAGCGTGGTGGCGGCGAGTGCCGATACCATCGGCGGGGTGATCCTTGGGCGTTGCCTGCAGGGCAGCGGCGCGGTGGCCGCGGCGATCATGGCACTGCTCGCCGACCAGACCCGCGAACAGGTGCGTACCGCCGCCATGGCCACCATCGGCCTCTCCATCGGTGTGGCCTTCGCCGTGGCCATGGTGCTGGGGCCGCTGGTGGCGGCCAGCTTCGGCCTCTCCGGGGTGTTCTGGTTCACGGCCGCCCTGGCCGCCCTGGGGCTGCCGGTGCTGTGGCGGCTGGTGCCCCCCGCGCCACGGCGCCTGCGCCATCGCGACGTGGGAATCGACCGCGCCCAGCTGGGGCGCACCCTGGGGCGCCCCGACCTGCTGCGCCTGGATCTCTCCATCTTCGCCCTGCACCTGGTGCTGATGGCGATCTTCGTCGCGGTTCCCTTCCGGCTGCTCGACGCGGGGCTCCCCGGCGAGCGCCACGGCCTGGCCTACCTGGGCGTGATGCTGCTGGCCTTCGTCGGCATGGTGCCGCTGGTGGTGATCGCCGAGAAGCGCCGGCAGATGAAGGCGATGTGCCTGCTGGCCATCGCGGCGATGCTGGTCAGCCTGCTGGGCATGGCCTGGGGCGGCGCCGGCCTGTGGGGGCTGCTGGGCTGGCTGCTGCTCTACTTCATCGGCTTCAACCTGCTCGAGGCGACGCTGCCGTCGATGATCAGCAAGCTGGCCCCGGCCGGTGCCAAGGGCACGGCCATGGGAGTCTACTCCACCAGCCAGTTCCTGGGTGCCTTCCTGGGTGGCGTGCTCGGCGGGGCGCTCTCCCAGCAGTGGGGCCTGCCGGCGGTGTTCCTGGGCGCCGCGGCGTTGACCGCGGCCTGGCTGGTGGTGATGGTGGGCATGCGTCAGCCGCCGCATCTGGTCAGCGAGGTGGTGGCCCTGGACGACGATCACGGCGATGATGCCCTGGAGACCCTGATGGCCAGGTTCTCCGAGGTGGCCGGCATCGAGGACGTACTGGTCGTTCCGGAGGAGCGCCTGGCCTACCTGAAGGTGGACCGCCAACGCCTCGACGAGGAGGCGCTGGCAAGACTGATCGATACGGGAAGGGAGCACGCCTGA
- the rpsD gene encoding 30S ribosomal protein S4 codes for MARYIGPKCKLSRREGTDLFLKSGVTPFEKKCKSEQIPGVHGQRRQRISEYGLQLREKQKVRRMYGVLEKQFRNYYKEAARLKGATGEVLLQLLESRLDNVVYRMGYGSTRSEARQLVSHKAIAVNGKSVNVASYQVKPGDVVSVREKAKNQARIQNALALAANRGDVAWIEVDAKKMEGTFKALPERGDLSADINEALIVELYSK; via the coding sequence ATGGCTCGTTACATTGGACCGAAGTGCAAACTGTCTCGTCGTGAGGGGACCGACCTCTTTCTGAAGAGCGGTGTCACCCCCTTCGAGAAGAAGTGCAAATCCGAGCAGATTCCGGGTGTGCACGGCCAGCGTCGTCAGCGTATTTCCGAATACGGCTTGCAGCTTCGCGAGAAGCAGAAAGTGCGCCGCATGTATGGCGTACTCGAGAAGCAGTTCCGCAACTACTACAAGGAAGCGGCCCGTCTCAAGGGCGCGACCGGCGAGGTGTTGCTGCAGCTTCTCGAATCCCGACTGGACAACGTCGTCTATCGCATGGGCTACGGCTCGACCCGCTCCGAGGCCCGGCAGCTGGTCAGCCACAAGGCCATCGCCGTGAATGGCAAGAGCGTCAACGTGGCGTCCTACCAGGTCAAGCCCGGTGATGTGGTCTCCGTTCGCGAGAAGGCGAAGAATCAGGCGCGCATCCAGAACGCCCTGGCCCTGGCCGCCAACCGCGGCGACGTGGCCTGGATCGAGGTCGATGCCAAGAAGATGGAAGGCACCTTCAAGGCGCTGCCCGAGCGCGGCGACCTGTCTGCCGACATCAACGAGGCCCTGATCGTCGAGCTGTACTCCAAGTAA
- the rpmJ gene encoding 50S ribosomal protein L36, giving the protein MKVRASVKKMCRNCKIIRRNGAVRVICTEPRHKQRQG; this is encoded by the coding sequence ATGAAAGTTCGAGCTTCCGTGAAGAAAATGTGCCGCAACTGCAAGATCATTCGTCGCAATGGCGCCGTCCGCGTCATCTGCACGGAGCCGCGGCACAAGCAGCGCCAGGGCTGA
- the uvrA gene encoding excinuclease ABC subunit UvrA: MDRILVRGARTHNLKNIDVELPRDKLIVVTGLSGSGKSSLAFDTLYAEGQRRYVESLSTYARQFLSMMEKPDVDHIEGLSPAISIEQKSTSHNPRSTVGTITEIYDYLRLLFARAGTPRCPEHGEDLEAQTISQMVDQVLALPEGSKLMLLAPVVKGRKGEHLQLLAELRAQGFVRAMIDGQVLELDDIAPLEKTRKHDISVVVDRIKVRTGLQQRLAESFETALGLADGVAIAHFMDGEQEDITFSARFACPVCGYSIAELEPRMFSFNNPAGACSTCDGLGIQQVFDPEKLISHPELSLAEGVIKGWDRRSVFYFNQLQAVADHYRFTLETPWQELARHEREVILHGSGHDEIAFHYVNDRGRKVTREHPFEGVLPNLQRRYRETESSMVREELARYIAVQPCPACEGSRLRKESRHVFIDEHSLPEMVRQPIGDAWRYFKGLELPGRRGEIAVKIVNEIHARLEFLVNVGLDYLTLERSAETLSGGEAQRIRLASQIGAGLVGVMYILDEPSIGLHQRDNDRLLQTLERLRDLGNTVIVVEHDEDAIRAADHVLDIGPGAGVHGGRIIAQGSPEEIIATPESLTGQYLAGTRRIEVPPWRIPGNPEKLVRLTGARGNNLQEVTLELPLGLFVCVTGVSGSGKSTLINSTLMPIAARELNHATSLTPAAHDGIEGLDQLDKVIDIDQSPIGRTPRSNPATYTGIFTPIRELFAGTQEARSRGYKPGRFSFNVKGGRCEACQGEGMIKVEMHFLPDIYVPCDVCKGKRYNRETLEIAYKGKSIDEVLGMTVEEALAFFSPVPAIARRLQTLLDVGLSYIRLGQSATTLSGGEAQRVKLARELAKRDTGKTLYILDEPTTGLHFEDIRQLLSVLHRLRDHGNTIVVIEHNLDVIKTADWIVDLGPEGGGGGGRIIAEGTPEQVANNAASHTGRFLKPLLERAKEHTARAKSTA; this comes from the coding sequence ATGGACAGGATTCTGGTCAGGGGTGCGCGCACCCACAACCTGAAGAATATCGACGTCGAGCTACCCCGCGACAAGCTGATCGTAGTCACCGGGCTCTCCGGCTCGGGCAAGTCATCGCTGGCCTTCGACACGCTCTACGCCGAGGGGCAGCGGCGCTACGTGGAATCGCTCTCCACCTATGCCCGCCAGTTTCTGTCGATGATGGAGAAGCCCGACGTCGACCATATCGAGGGGCTCTCCCCGGCGATCTCCATCGAGCAGAAGTCCACCTCCCACAACCCCCGCTCCACCGTGGGCACCATCACCGAGATCTACGACTATCTGCGTCTGCTGTTCGCCCGCGCCGGCACGCCGCGCTGCCCCGAGCACGGCGAGGATCTCGAGGCCCAGACCATCTCCCAGATGGTCGACCAGGTACTGGCGCTGCCCGAGGGCAGCAAGCTGATGCTGCTGGCCCCGGTGGTCAAGGGGCGCAAGGGGGAGCACCTGCAGCTCCTCGCCGAGCTGCGCGCCCAGGGCTTCGTGCGCGCCATGATCGACGGTCAGGTGCTGGAGCTCGACGACATCGCTCCCCTGGAGAAGACCCGCAAGCATGACATCAGCGTGGTGGTGGACCGCATCAAGGTCCGCACGGGCCTGCAGCAGCGCCTGGCGGAGTCCTTCGAGACCGCCCTGGGCCTCGCCGACGGCGTCGCCATCGCCCACTTCATGGACGGCGAGCAGGAGGACATCACCTTCTCGGCACGCTTCGCCTGCCCGGTGTGCGGCTACTCCATCGCCGAGCTCGAGCCGCGCATGTTCTCCTTCAACAACCCGGCCGGCGCCTGTTCGACCTGCGACGGCCTGGGGATACAGCAGGTGTTCGACCCGGAGAAGCTGATCAGCCACCCGGAGCTCTCCCTGGCCGAGGGCGTGATCAAGGGGTGGGACCGGCGCAGCGTCTTCTACTTCAACCAGCTCCAGGCCGTGGCCGACCACTACCGCTTCACCCTGGAAACGCCGTGGCAGGAGCTCGCCCGCCACGAGCGAGAGGTGATCCTCCACGGCAGCGGCCACGACGAGATCGCCTTCCACTACGTCAATGACCGCGGCCGCAAGGTCACCCGGGAGCACCCCTTCGAGGGCGTGCTGCCCAACCTACAGCGCCGCTACCGCGAGACCGAGTCGAGCATGGTGCGCGAGGAGCTGGCCCGCTACATCGCCGTGCAGCCCTGCCCCGCCTGCGAGGGGAGCCGGCTGCGCAAGGAGTCGCGCCATGTCTTCATCGACGAGCACAGCCTGCCCGAGATGGTGCGCCAGCCCATCGGCGATGCCTGGCGCTACTTCAAGGGGCTCGAGCTGCCCGGACGCCGCGGCGAGATCGCCGTCAAGATCGTCAACGAGATCCATGCCCGCCTGGAGTTCCTGGTCAACGTGGGCCTCGACTACCTCACCCTGGAGCGCAGCGCCGAGACGCTCTCCGGTGGCGAGGCCCAGCGCATCCGCCTCGCCAGCCAGATCGGCGCCGGCCTGGTGGGCGTGATGTATATCCTCGATGAGCCCTCCATCGGCCTGCACCAGCGCGACAACGACCGCCTGCTGCAGACCCTCGAGCGCCTGCGCGACCTGGGCAATACCGTGATCGTGGTGGAGCACGATGAGGACGCCATCCGCGCCGCCGACCACGTGCTCGACATCGGCCCCGGGGCCGGCGTGCATGGCGGGCGCATCATCGCCCAGGGCAGCCCCGAGGAGATCATCGCCACCCCCGAGTCGTTGACCGGCCAGTACCTCGCCGGCACCCGGCGCATCGAGGTGCCACCCTGGCGCATTCCCGGCAATCCGGAAAAGTTGGTGCGCCTCACCGGGGCCCGCGGCAACAACCTCCAGGAGGTCACCCTCGAACTACCGCTGGGCCTGTTCGTGTGCGTCACCGGCGTCTCCGGCTCCGGCAAGTCGACGCTGATCAACTCGACCCTGATGCCGATCGCCGCCCGCGAGCTCAACCACGCCACCAGTCTGACGCCGGCGGCCCACGATGGCATCGAGGGCCTCGATCAGCTCGACAAGGTGATCGACATCGACCAGAGCCCCATCGGGCGCACTCCGCGCTCCAACCCGGCCACCTACACCGGCATCTTCACCCCGATCCGCGAACTCTTCGCCGGCACCCAGGAGGCGCGCTCGCGAGGCTACAAGCCCGGCCGCTTCTCCTTCAACGTCAAGGGTGGGCGCTGCGAGGCATGCCAGGGCGAGGGCATGATCAAGGTGGAGATGCACTTCCTGCCCGACATCTATGTCCCCTGCGACGTCTGCAAGGGCAAGCGCTACAACCGCGAGACCCTGGAGATCGCCTACAAGGGCAAGAGCATCGACGAGGTGCTGGGAATGACCGTGGAGGAGGCGCTGGCATTCTTCTCGCCGGTGCCCGCCATCGCCCGCCGCCTGCAGACCCTGCTCGATGTGGGCCTCTCCTACATCCGCCTGGGCCAGAGTGCCACCACCCTCTCCGGCGGCGAGGCGCAGCGCGTCAAGCTGGCTCGGGAGCTGGCCAAGCGCGACACCGGCAAGACCCTCTACATCCTCGACGAGCCGACCACCGGCCTGCACTTCGAGGACATCCGCCAGCTGCTCAGCGTGCTCCACCGCCTGCGCGACCACGGCAACACCATCGTGGTGATCGAGCACAACCTGGATGTGATCAAGACCGCCGACTGGATCGTCGACCTGGGCCCCGAGGGCGGCGGCGGCGGTGGGCGCATCATCGCCGAGGGCACCCCGGAGCAGGTGGCCAACAATGCGGCCTCCCACACCGGGCGCTTCCTCAAGCCGCTGCTGGAGCGGGCCAAGGAGCACACGGCCAGGGCGAAGAGCACGGCGTAG
- the rpsM gene encoding 30S ribosomal protein S13 yields MARIAGVNIPDNKHAAISLTYIFGIGRTRAQDICAASGIAPTTKIQDLSSEEIDTLRSEVGKYTVEGDLRRDVTLNIKRLMDLGCYRGLRHRRGLPLRGQRTKTNARTRKGPRKPIRK; encoded by the coding sequence ATGGCCCGTATTGCAGGCGTCAATATCCCGGACAACAAGCATGCGGCGATCTCGCTGACCTATATCTTCGGGATTGGCCGCACCCGCGCACAGGATATCTGTGCCGCGTCCGGCATTGCGCCGACCACCAAGATCCAGGATCTGTCATCTGAAGAGATCGACACCCTGCGTTCGGAAGTCGGCAAGTATACCGTTGAAGGTGACCTTCGTCGTGATGTGACGCTGAATATCAAGCGTCTCATGGACCTGGGTTGCTACCGTGGTCTGCGTCATCGTCGTGGTCTTCCGCTGCGTGGTCAGCGTACCAAGACCAACGCGCGTACCCGCAAGGGTCCGCGTAAGCCGATCCGCAAATAA
- the ssb gene encoding single-stranded DNA-binding protein: MARGVNKVILIGNLGQDPEVRFSPSGTAIANLTLATTDTWMDRQSGQRQERTEWHRLVLFNKTAEIAQQYLKKGSKIYVEGRLQTRKWQGQDGQDRYTTEIVVNDMQMLDSRGGGGGGDFQGGGYGGQPQQGGYGRQAQGGQPAQGNYGGQPQGGQPQGGQPQGGGFGGQSQGGGAPQRPPQQPPQRPAQGGQQQGGNFGAPDPGSFDDFDDEIPF; this comes from the coding sequence ATGGCCCGTGGCGTCAACAAGGTCATTCTCATCGGCAACCTGGGGCAGGATCCGGAGGTGCGTTTCAGCCCCTCGGGGACGGCCATCGCCAACCTCACCCTGGCCACCACCGACACCTGGATGGACCGCCAGAGCGGTCAGCGCCAGGAGCGTACCGAGTGGCACCGCCTGGTGCTGTTCAACAAGACCGCCGAGATCGCCCAGCAGTATCTCAAGAAGGGCAGCAAGATCTACGTCGAGGGCCGCCTGCAGACCCGCAAGTGGCAGGGGCAGGACGGGCAGGATCGCTACACCACCGAGATCGTGGTCAACGACATGCAGATGCTCGACTCCCGCGGCGGCGGCGGTGGTGGTGATTTCCAGGGGGGGGGCTACGGCGGCCAGCCTCAGCAGGGGGGCTACGGGAGGCAGGCCCAGGGCGGTCAGCCGGCGCAGGGCAACTATGGTGGTCAACCCCAGGGTGGTCAACCCCAGGGTGGTCAACCCCAAGGCGGCGGCTTCGGCGGCCAGTCCCAGGGCGGTGGTGCCCCTCAGCGTCCGCCCCAGCAGCCCCCGCAGCGCCCGGCCCAGGGTGGCCAGCAGCAGGGTGGCAATTTCGGGGCCCCCGACCCGGGCAGCTTCGACGACTTCGACGACGAGATCCCGTTCTGA
- the secY gene encoding preprotein translocase subunit SecY gives MAKSGKMPAMGSGLGELWARLRFVLLAIVVYRIGAHIPVPGMNPDQLAALFREQQGTILGMFNMFSGGALERMSIFALGIMPYISASIIMQLLTAVSPHLEQLKKEGEAGRRKISQYTRYGTVVLALVQATGMSVGLAGQGIAYTADFSFYFTAIVTFVGGAVFMMWLGEQITEKGIGNGISLLIFAGIVAGLPGAVGQAFELARNEGAWNVLPLLALTALGVATVAFVVFIERGQRRITVNYPRRQVGNKMYAGQSSYLPLKVNMAGVIPPIFASSILLFPASLGQWVGAGDGLDWLQRASQALGPGQPLYILLFAAAVVFFCFFYTALVFNPKDVADNLKKSGAFLPGIRPGEQTARYVDKVMTRLTLFGALYITAVSLMPQFLIVAWNVPFFFGGTSLLIVVVVIMDFMGQVQSHLMSHQYESVMKKSNLKGYGGGGIMR, from the coding sequence ATGGCGAAGTCAGGAAAAATGCCGGCGATGGGCAGCGGACTGGGTGAACTGTGGGCGCGTCTGCGCTTCGTGCTCCTCGCCATCGTGGTGTACCGTATCGGTGCCCACATCCCCGTGCCCGGTATGAATCCTGACCAGCTCGCTGCCTTGTTCAGGGAGCAGCAGGGCACCATCCTCGGCATGTTCAACATGTTCTCGGGTGGCGCCCTGGAGCGCATGAGTATCTTCGCCCTGGGCATCATGCCCTACATCTCGGCGTCGATCATCATGCAGCTGCTGACCGCGGTCTCGCCCCATCTTGAGCAGCTCAAGAAGGAAGGCGAGGCCGGGCGGCGCAAGATCAGCCAGTATACCCGCTACGGTACCGTGGTCCTGGCCCTGGTGCAGGCCACCGGTATGTCGGTGGGTCTGGCCGGCCAAGGCATCGCCTACACAGCCGACTTCAGCTTCTATTTCACTGCCATCGTCACCTTCGTGGGCGGTGCGGTGTTCATGATGTGGCTGGGCGAGCAGATCACCGAGAAGGGGATCGGCAACGGTATCTCGCTGCTGATCTTCGCCGGTATCGTGGCGGGCCTGCCCGGCGCCGTCGGCCAGGCCTTCGAGCTGGCTCGCAACGAAGGGGCGTGGAACGTCCTGCCGCTGCTGGCACTCACTGCCCTGGGCGTTGCTACCGTAGCCTTCGTGGTGTTCATCGAGCGCGGTCAGCGCCGCATCACCGTGAACTATCCGCGTCGTCAGGTCGGCAACAAGATGTATGCTGGTCAGAGCAGTTATCTGCCGCTGAAGGTGAACATGGCGGGCGTCATTCCGCCGATCTTTGCCTCCAGTATCCTGCTGTTCCCAGCCTCGCTGGGACAGTGGGTGGGTGCCGGTGACGGCCTCGACTGGCTGCAGCGTGCGTCCCAGGCCCTCGGGCCGGGCCAGCCGCTGTACATCTTGCTTTTTGCCGCCGCGGTGGTATTCTTCTGCTTCTTTTACACAGCGCTGGTCTTCAATCCCAAGGACGTCGCCGACAACCTCAAGAAGTCGGGAGCCTTCCTGCCGGGGATTCGTCCTGGCGAGCAGACGGCTCGCTACGTCGACAAGGTCATGACCCGTCTGACCCTGTTTGGCGCCTTGTACATCACTGCGGTTTCCCTGATGCCCCAGTTCCTGATCGTGGCGTGGAACGTGCCGTTCTTCTTTGGCGGTACTTCGCTGCTGATCGTGGTGGTGGTCATCATGGACTTCATGGGTCAGGTACAGTCGCACCTCATGTCGCATCAGTACGAGTCGGTGATGAAGAAGTCCAACCTGAAAGGCTACGGCGGCGGCGGCATCATGCGCTGA
- the rpsK gene encoding 30S ribosomal protein S11, which translates to MANPRSNRKKVKKQVVDAVAHIHASFNNTIITITDRQGNALSWATAGGSGFRGSRKSTPFAAQVASERAATAAAEYGVKNVDVLVKGPGPGRESAVRALNAAGFRVQSIIDATPIPHNGCRPPKKRRV; encoded by the coding sequence ATGGCTAACCCGCGTAGCAATCGCAAGAAGGTTAAAAAGCAGGTGGTGGATGCCGTTGCGCATATCCACGCCTCTTTTAACAACACGATCATTACGATCACAGACCGCCAGGGCAATGCTCTTTCCTGGGCAACTGCCGGTGGTTCGGGTTTTCGTGGTTCTCGCAAGAGCACCCCGTTCGCGGCTCAAGTAGCAAGCGAGCGTGCAGCAACCGCTGCAGCCGAGTATGGTGTGAAAAACGTCGACGTGCTGGTCAAGGGCCCCGGTCCTGGCCGTGAATCCGCCGTGCGCGCGCTCAATGCCGCCGGCTTCCGCGTGCAGAGCATCATTGACGCGACGCCCATTCCCCACAATGGCTGCCGTCCGCCGAAGAAACGCCGCGTTTAA
- the rplQ gene encoding 50S ribosomal protein L17 → MRHRKSGRHLNRTSSHRQAMFKNMSVSLIEHEVIKTTLPKAKELRRVIEPLITLAKQDSVANRRLAFSRTRSKEAVGKLFNELGPRYVERPGGYVRILKCGFRTGDNAPMAFVELVDRPVVEGEEAAEE, encoded by the coding sequence ATGCGTCATCGTAAGAGTGGTCGTCACCTCAATCGTACGAGCTCGCACCGTCAGGCCATGTTCAAGAACATGAGCGTGTCGCTGATCGAGCACGAGGTCATCAAGACAACCCTGCCCAAGGCCAAGGAGCTGCGTCGCGTCATCGAGCCGCTGATCACCCTGGCCAAGCAGGACAGCGTCGCCAACCGTCGCCTGGCCTTCAGCCGCACCCGCTCCAAGGAAGCGGTCGGCAAGCTCTTCAACGAGCTGGGTCCGCGTTACGTCGAGCGTCCGGGCGGTTACGTCCGTATCCTCAAGTGCGGCTTCCGCACCGGCGACAACGCCCCCATGGCCTTCGTCGAGCTCGTCGACCGTCCGGTCGTCGAGGGCGAGGAAGCCGCCGAGGAGTGA
- the rpoA gene encoding DNA-directed RNA polymerase subunit alpha: MQRSVTEFLRPRDIKVEEISAHHAKIVLEPFERGFGHTLGNALRRILLSSMPGCAVVEVEISGVEHEYSAIEGVQEDVIEILLNLKDVAIKMHSRDEAVLSLNKQGPAVVTAGDIALDHDVEIVNPDHVIAHVNEGAELKMQLKMARGRGYEPADARVGADDESRAIGRLQLDATFSPVRRVSYSVEAARVEQRTDLDKLIIDLETDGTLDPEEAIRRSATILQDQLAAFVDLEADKEQEVEEEEDHIDPILLRPVDDLELTVRSANCLKAENIYYIGDLIQRTEVELLKTPNLGKKSLNEIKDVLAARGLSLGMRLENWPPASLKDDKASA, encoded by the coding sequence ATGCAGCGTTCAGTGACAGAGTTTCTTCGCCCGCGCGATATCAAGGTCGAAGAGATCAGTGCACACCACGCGAAGATCGTGCTCGAGCCCTTCGAGCGTGGCTTCGGCCACACGCTGGGCAATGCCCTGCGTCGCATCCTGCTCTCGTCCATGCCCGGCTGTGCCGTGGTAGAGGTCGAGATCAGCGGCGTCGAGCATGAGTACAGCGCGATCGAGGGCGTCCAGGAAGATGTCATCGAGATCCTCCTGAACCTCAAGGACGTGGCGATCAAGATGCATAGTCGCGACGAGGCGGTGCTCTCGCTGAACAAGCAGGGCCCGGCCGTCGTGACAGCGGGCGACATCGCTCTTGACCATGACGTCGAGATCGTCAACCCCGACCATGTCATTGCCCACGTCAACGAGGGTGCCGAGCTGAAGATGCAGCTCAAGATGGCACGTGGCCGCGGCTATGAGCCGGCGGATGCGCGTGTTGGTGCCGACGACGAATCTCGCGCCATCGGCCGCCTGCAGCTGGATGCGACCTTCAGCCCCGTGCGTCGTGTTTCCTACAGCGTCGAGGCCGCGCGTGTCGAACAGCGCACCGACCTCGACAAGTTGATCATCGATCTGGAAACCGACGGCACCCTGGATCCCGAAGAGGCGATCCGTCGTAGCGCGACCATCCTGCAGGATCAGCTGGCCGCGTTCGTCGATCTGGAAGCCGACAAGGAACAGGAAGTGGAGGAGGAAGAGGATCATATCGATCCGATCCTGCTGCGCCCCGTAGACGATCTCGAGTTGACCGTTCGCAGCGCGAACTGCCTGAAGGCCGAGAACATCTACTACATCGGCGATCTGATCCAGCGCACCGAGGTGGAGCTGCTGAAGACGCCGAACCTCGGCAAGAAGTCCCTGAACGAGATCAAGGACGTTCTGGCAGCACGCGGTCTTTCCCTGGGCATGCGGCTGGAGAACTGGCCGCCGGCAAGCCTGAAGGACGACAAGGCCTCCGCGTGA